One window from the genome of Trabulsiella odontotermitis encodes:
- the corA gene encoding magnesium/cobalt transporter CorA — MLSAFQLENNRLTRLEADEIKHLASSVWVDLVEPDDDERSRVQTELGQNLATRPELEDIEASARFFEDEDGLHIHSFFFFEDAEDHAGNSTVAFTIREGRLFTLRERELPAFRLYRMRARSQEMVDGNAYELLLDLFETKIEQLADEIENIYSDLEKLSRVIMEGHQGDEYDEPLSTLAELEDIGWKVRLCLMDTQRALNFLVRKARIPAGQLEQAREILRDIESLLPHNESLFQKVNFLMQAAMGFINIEQNRIIKIFSVVSVVFLPPTLVASSYGMNFEFMPELKWSFGYPGAIIFMILAGLAPYLYFKRKNWL, encoded by the coding sequence ATGCTGAGCGCATTTCAACTGGAAAATAACCGCTTAACGCGTCTTGAGGCGGATGAGATCAAACACCTGGCCAGTTCCGTGTGGGTGGATCTCGTCGAGCCGGACGATGACGAGCGAAGCCGTGTGCAAACGGAATTGGGCCAGAACCTGGCGACACGACCTGAACTGGAAGACATCGAAGCATCCGCGCGTTTTTTTGAAGACGAAGACGGGCTGCACATTCACTCATTTTTCTTTTTTGAAGATGCGGAAGACCACGCCGGTAACTCCACCGTCGCATTTACCATTCGCGAAGGGCGTCTTTTCACGCTGCGCGAACGTGAACTGCCGGCATTTCGTCTCTATCGTATGCGCGCCCGCAGCCAGGAAATGGTCGACGGCAACGCCTATGAGCTGCTGCTGGATCTGTTCGAAACCAAAATCGAACAGCTGGCGGATGAAATTGAAAATATTTACAGCGATCTGGAAAAGCTGAGCCGCGTCATCATGGAAGGCCATCAGGGTGATGAATACGACGAACCGCTTTCTACACTGGCGGAACTGGAAGATATCGGCTGGAAGGTTCGCCTGTGTCTGATGGATACCCAGCGCGCCCTGAACTTTCTGGTGCGTAAAGCGCGTATTCCTGCCGGTCAACTGGAGCAGGCGCGCGAGATCCTGCGAGATATCGAGTCCCTGCTGCCACACAACGAATCGCTGTTCCAGAAGGTGAACTTCCTGATGCAGGCGGCGATGGGCTTTATCAACATCGAGCAGAACCGCATCATCAAGATCTTCTCGGTGGTCTCTGTGGTATTCCTGCCGCCGACGCTGGTGGCTTCAAGCTATGGGATGAACTTCGAGTTTATGCCGGAGCTGAAGTGGAGCTTTGGCTATCCGGGCGCGATTATCTTTATGATCCTCGCCGGCCTGGCGCCGTACCTCTATTTTAAGCGCAAGAACTGGCTGTAA
- the ysgD gene encoding YsgD/CorL family protein has translation MDTPSRCWLNFLSIRNNS, from the coding sequence TTGGACACACCCAGTAGATGCTGGCTCAACTTCCTGTCAATCAGGAACAACTCCTAA
- the dapF gene encoding diaminopimelate epimerase, which produces MQFSKMHGLGNDFMVVDAVTQNVFFSPELIRRLADRHLGVGFDQLLIVEPPYDPELDFHYRIFNADGSEVSQCGNGARCFARFVRLKGLTNKRDIRVSTANGRMVLSVTDDDLVRVNMGEPNFEPSQVPFRANKAEKTYIMRAAEQTILCGVVSMGNPHCVIQVDDVDTAAVETLGPVMESHERFPERANIGFMQIVNRDHIRLRVYERGAGETQACGSGACAAVAVGIQQGLLAEEVRVELPGGRLDIAWKGPGQPLFMTGPAAHVYDGFIHL; this is translated from the coding sequence ATGCAGTTCTCTAAAATGCACGGTCTGGGTAACGACTTCATGGTCGTCGACGCGGTAACGCAGAATGTGTTTTTTTCGCCGGAGCTGATCCGGCGGTTAGCGGATCGGCATCTCGGTGTCGGTTTCGATCAACTGCTGATCGTTGAACCGCCGTACGATCCTGAACTGGATTTTCACTACCGTATTTTCAATGCCGATGGCAGCGAAGTGTCGCAGTGCGGCAACGGTGCGCGCTGCTTCGCGCGTTTTGTGCGCCTGAAAGGGCTGACCAATAAACGTGATATTCGCGTCAGTACGGCGAATGGTCGTATGGTATTAAGCGTAACAGATGACGATCTGGTTCGGGTGAACATGGGTGAGCCCAACTTTGAGCCGTCACAGGTGCCGTTTCGCGCGAACAAAGCGGAAAAGACCTATATTATGCGTGCGGCCGAGCAGACAATATTGTGCGGCGTGGTGTCGATGGGAAATCCACACTGCGTGATTCAGGTCGATGACGTCGACACCGCGGCGGTAGAAACGCTGGGACCGGTGATGGAGAGTCACGAACGTTTTCCCGAGCGCGCTAATATCGGCTTTATGCAGATAGTCAACCGTGACCATATTCGTCTGCGCGTTTATGAGCGCGGCGCAGGGGAAACGCAGGCCTGCGGTAGCGGCGCGTGCGCGGCGGTCGCTGTCGGCATTCAGCAAGGGCTGCTGGCAGAAGAAGTACGCGTGGAATTACCAGGCGGGCGACTCGATATCGCCTGGAAAGGTCCGGGTCAACCGTTGTTTATGACTGGCCCGGCGGCACATGTCTACGACGGATTTATTCACTTATGA
- the rarD gene encoding EamA family transporter RarD gives MDAKQTRLGVLLALAAYFIWGIAPAYFKLIYYVPADEILTHRVIWSFFFMVALISLSRQWPQVKKLLHTPKKIFLLALSAVLVGGNWLLFIWAVNNHHMLEASLGYFINPLVNILLGMIFLGERFRRMQWVAVALAVCGVLVQLWTFGSLPIIALGLAFSFAFYGLVRKKIAVDAQTGMLVETLWLLPVAAVYLFGIADSATSHMGQNPMSLNLLLMAAGVVTTVPLLCFTGAATRLRLSTLGFFQYIGPTLMFLLAVAFYGETPGADKMVTFAFIWVALVIFVIDAVYTQRRGRQS, from the coding sequence ATGGATGCTAAACAGACGCGGCTGGGTGTATTGCTTGCACTCGCCGCTTATTTTATCTGGGGTATCGCACCAGCCTACTTCAAACTGATTTATTACGTTCCTGCTGATGAAATCCTCACGCATCGGGTCATCTGGTCATTTTTCTTTATGGTGGCGCTGATAAGCCTCAGCCGTCAGTGGCCGCAGGTCAAAAAATTACTGCATACGCCAAAGAAGATATTCTTGCTGGCGCTGTCGGCCGTGCTGGTCGGGGGAAACTGGCTGCTGTTTATCTGGGCGGTGAATAATCACCATATGCTGGAAGCCAGTCTCGGCTACTTTATCAATCCGCTGGTGAATATCCTGCTGGGGATGATTTTTCTCGGCGAACGTTTTCGCCGAATGCAATGGGTGGCCGTTGCGCTGGCAGTATGCGGTGTACTGGTTCAGCTATGGACGTTTGGCTCGCTGCCGATCATTGCGCTGGGGCTGGCGTTCAGCTTTGCTTTTTACGGCCTGGTGCGGAAGAAAATCGCGGTGGATGCGCAGACCGGTATGCTGGTTGAAACGCTGTGGCTGCTGCCGGTGGCGGCGGTTTATCTGTTTGGTATTGCTGACAGCGCCACCAGCCATATGGGGCAAAACCCAATGTCACTCAATCTGTTACTGATGGCGGCAGGGGTAGTGACCACCGTTCCGCTACTGTGCTTTACCGGTGCCGCGACGCGTCTGCGCCTCTCCACGCTCGGCTTCTTCCAGTACATTGGTCCGACGCTGATGTTCCTGCTGGCGGTCGCGTTCTACGGCGAAACGCCGGGCGCAGACAAAATGGTGACGTTCGCGTTCATCTGGGTCGCGCTGGTGATCTTCGTGATAGATGCAGTGTATACACAAAGACGAGGACGTCAGAGCTAG
- the yigI gene encoding acyl-CoA thioesterase YigI, whose product MSAELTAEAVLNMVGEIFVYHMPFNRALGLELERYEKEFAQLSFNNQPMMVGNWAQSILHGGVIASALDVAAGLVCVGSTLTRHDTISEEELRQRLSRMGTIDLRVDYLRPGRGNRFTATSSLLRAGNKVAVARVELHNEEQVYIASATATYMVG is encoded by the coding sequence ATGTCTGCTGAATTAACGGCCGAAGCGGTACTCAACATGGTGGGCGAGATCTTTGTGTATCACATGCCGTTTAACCGTGCACTGGGCCTGGAGCTGGAACGCTACGAGAAAGAGTTTGCCCAGTTGAGCTTTAATAATCAGCCGATGATGGTCGGTAACTGGGCGCAAAGCATTCTTCACGGCGGCGTGATTGCTTCTGCGCTGGACGTGGCGGCGGGCCTTGTTTGCGTGGGCAGCACGTTGACGCGCCACGATACCATCAGCGAAGAAGAACTTCGCCAGCGTCTGTCGCGAATGGGAACTATCGATCTGCGCGTGGATTATCTGCGTCCGGGGCGCGGCAACCGTTTTACCGCGACCAGCAGCCTGCTGCGTGCGGGTAACAAAGTTGCCGTGGCGCGCGTGGAGTTGCACAACGAAGAGCAGGTGTACATCGCCAGTGCAACTGCCACATATATGGTGGGTTGA
- the recQ gene encoding ATP-dependent DNA helicase RecQ yields MAQAEVLNQESLAKQVLQETFGYQQFRPGQEAIINTALEGRDCLVVMPTGGGKSLCYQIPALVLDGLTVVVSPLISLMKDQVDQLLANGVAAACLNSTQSREQQLEVMAGCRTGKIRLLYIAPERLMLDNFLDNLSHWNPVMLAVDEAHCISQWGHDFRPEYAALGQLRQRFPAVPFMALTATADDTTRLDIVRLLGLNDPLIQISSFDRPNIRYMLMEKFKPLDQLMRYVQEQRGKSGIIYCNSRAKVEDTAARLQSRGISAGAYHAGLENDVRADVQEKFQRDDLQIVVATVAFGMGINKPNVRFVVHFDIPRNIESYYQETGRAGRDGLPAEAMLFYDPADMAWLRRCLEEKPAGQLQDIERHKLNAMGAFAEAQTCRRLVLLNYFGEGRQEPCGNCDICLDPPKQYDGVSDAQIALSAIGRVNQRFGMGYVVEVIRGANNQRIREFGHDKLKVYGMGREKSHEHWVSVIRQLIHLGFITQNIAQHSALQLTDAARPLLRGEAPLQLAVPRIVALKPRVMQKAAVGNYDRKLFAKLRKLRKAIADEENIPPYVVFNDATLIEMAEQMPLSPGEMLSVNGVGTRKLERFGKAFMTLIRSHVDGDDEE; encoded by the coding sequence GTGGCACAGGCGGAAGTACTCAATCAGGAATCACTGGCGAAGCAGGTTTTGCAGGAAACCTTTGGCTACCAGCAGTTCCGCCCGGGCCAGGAAGCGATCATCAATACGGCGCTGGAAGGGCGCGACTGCCTGGTGGTGATGCCGACAGGCGGCGGAAAATCGCTCTGTTATCAGATCCCGGCGCTGGTACTTGACGGGCTTACGGTTGTCGTATCGCCGCTGATTTCACTGATGAAAGATCAGGTCGATCAGCTACTGGCCAACGGTGTGGCGGCGGCCTGTCTCAATTCCACGCAAAGCCGCGAGCAGCAGCTTGAGGTGATGGCCGGCTGCCGTACCGGCAAAATTCGCCTGCTGTACATCGCGCCTGAACGCCTGATGCTCGACAACTTCCTCGATAACCTCAGCCACTGGAATCCGGTGATGCTGGCGGTGGACGAAGCGCATTGTATCTCGCAATGGGGCCATGATTTCCGCCCGGAATATGCGGCGCTGGGACAGTTGCGTCAGCGTTTCCCTGCCGTGCCGTTTATGGCGCTGACGGCGACCGCCGACGACACCACCCGCCTCGATATCGTACGTCTGCTGGGGTTGAACGATCCGCTAATTCAGATCAGCAGCTTTGACCGCCCGAACATCCGCTACATGTTGATGGAAAAATTTAAACCGCTCGATCAACTGATGCGCTATGTACAGGAACAGCGCGGTAAGTCCGGCATTATTTACTGCAACAGCCGGGCGAAAGTGGAAGATACCGCTGCGCGTCTGCAAAGCCGCGGCATCAGCGCCGGGGCGTATCACGCGGGGCTGGAGAACGACGTTCGCGCCGACGTGCAGGAAAAATTCCAGCGCGATGATTTGCAAATTGTGGTGGCGACGGTGGCGTTCGGCATGGGTATCAACAAACCCAACGTGCGCTTTGTGGTGCATTTTGACATCCCGCGCAATATCGAATCCTACTATCAGGAAACGGGCCGTGCCGGGCGTGACGGTCTGCCCGCTGAAGCCATGTTGTTTTACGATCCGGCCGATATGGCGTGGCTGCGCCGCTGCCTGGAAGAAAAACCCGCCGGGCAACTGCAGGATATCGAACGTCACAAACTCAATGCGATGGGCGCCTTTGCCGAAGCGCAAACCTGTCGTCGCCTGGTGCTGCTCAACTATTTCGGCGAAGGGCGGCAGGAGCCCTGCGGCAACTGCGACATCTGCCTTGATCCGCCGAAGCAATACGATGGCGTGAGCGATGCGCAGATCGCGCTTTCCGCCATTGGTCGCGTCAACCAGCGTTTTGGGATGGGCTACGTGGTGGAAGTGATTCGCGGCGCTAATAATCAGCGTATCCGCGAGTTTGGGCACGATAAGCTCAAGGTCTACGGCATGGGGCGGGAAAAGAGCCACGAACACTGGGTCAGCGTGATCCGTCAGCTGATCCACTTAGGGTTTATCACGCAGAATATCGCTCAACATTCCGCATTGCAGTTGACCGATGCCGCCCGTCCGCTGTTGCGTGGCGAAGCGCCGCTGCAGCTTGCCGTACCACGTATTGTCGCCCTGAAACCGCGCGTGATGCAGAAAGCGGCGGTAGGTAATTACGACCGCAAACTGTTCGCTAAACTGCGCAAGCTGCGTAAAGCCATTGCCGATGAAGAGAACATTCCGCCTTACGTGGTCTTTAACGATGCCACACTGATTGAAATGGCCGAGCAAATGCCGCTGTCGCCGGGAGAGATGCTCAGCGTTAACGGCGTGGGAACGCGCAAGCTGGAGCGTTTTGGTAAAGCGTTCATGACGCTGATTCGCTCGCACGTCGATGGTGACGACGAGGAGTAG
- the pldA gene encoding phospholipase A, with protein sequence MRIFLGWLLTMVGLSFSALAQEATIKEVHDAPAVRGSIIANLLQEHDNPFTLYPYESNYLLYTWTSDLNKEAIRSYDWSENARKDEVKFQLSLAFPLWRGILGDNSVLGASYTQRSWWQLSNSKESAPFRETNYEPQLFLGFATDYSFAGWTLRDVEFGYNHDSNGRSDPTSRSWNRLYTRLMAQNGNWLVEVKPWYVIGSTNDNPDIAKYMGYYRLKIGYQLGDAVLSAQGQYNWNTGYGGAEVGVSYPITKHVRVYTQVYSGYGESLIDYNFNQTRIGVGVMLNDLF encoded by the coding sequence ATGCGTATTTTTCTGGGTTGGCTGCTGACAATGGTCGGGCTGTCATTTTCGGCCCTCGCGCAGGAAGCGACAATTAAGGAAGTTCATGACGCGCCCGCCGTTCGCGGTAGCATCATCGCGAATCTGCTGCAGGAACATGATAATCCCTTCACCCTTTATCCTTATGAGAGCAACTATTTGCTCTACACCTGGACCAGCGATCTGAACAAAGAAGCGATTCGGAGCTACGACTGGTCGGAGAATGCGCGCAAAGATGAAGTGAAATTCCAGTTGAGCCTGGCATTTCCGCTCTGGCGCGGCATTCTGGGCGATAACTCCGTGCTGGGGGCGTCGTATACGCAACGTTCGTGGTGGCAGCTTTCCAACAGCAAAGAATCCGCGCCGTTTCGCGAAACCAACTATGAACCTCAGCTGTTTCTCGGTTTTGCCACTGATTACTCTTTTGCCGGCTGGACGTTACGTGACGTGGAGTTCGGCTATAACCACGACTCGAACGGCCGTTCCGACCCGACGTCCCGTAGCTGGAACCGTCTCTATACCCGCCTGATGGCGCAGAACGGTAACTGGCTGGTGGAAGTGAAACCCTGGTATGTGATTGGCAGCACCAACGATAACCCGGATATCGCTAAATACATGGGTTACTACCGTCTGAAAATCGGCTATCAGCTTGGTGATGCGGTGCTCAGCGCGCAGGGCCAGTACAACTGGAATACGGGCTATGGCGGCGCAGAAGTCGGCGTCAGTTATCCGATCACGAAGCATGTACGTGTTTATACACAGGTTTATAGCGGCTATGGTGAATCGTTGATTGATTACAACTTTAACCAGACGCGCATCGGCGTTGGCGTTATGCTCAACGATCTGTTTTAA
- a CDS encoding DUF484 domain-containing protein yields the protein MKQVGEEQQDVVTALDDRAVVEYLLQHPEFFTRNAPFVEQMRVPHPVRGTVSLVEWHMARARNHISTLEENISLLMEQATTNESLFYRLLHLQTRLASAESLDDMLTRFHRWARDLGLAGATVRLFPDRWRIGAPTRATHLALSRQAFEPLRIQRLGHARHYLGSLNGPELLVVLPDAKAIGSVAMSMLGSDSDLGVILFSSRDAHHYQQGQGTQLLQEIALMLPGLLERWIERV from the coding sequence ATGAAACAAGTCGGGGAAGAACAGCAGGATGTGGTCACGGCGCTGGACGATCGCGCCGTGGTGGAGTACCTGCTGCAACATCCTGAATTTTTTACCCGCAATGCGCCGTTCGTCGAGCAGATGCGGGTTCCTCATCCGGTTCGCGGCACCGTATCGCTGGTGGAATGGCATATGGCGCGGGCGCGTAACCACATCAGCACGCTGGAAGAAAACATTTCGCTGCTAATGGAGCAGGCCACGACAAACGAAAGCCTGTTCTATCGTCTGTTGCACCTGCAAACCCGGCTGGCGTCCGCTGAAAGCCTCGACGACATGCTGACCCGTTTTCACCGCTGGGCGCGAGATCTCGGTCTTGCCGGGGCGACAGTTCGCCTGTTCCCTGATCGCTGGCGCATCGGCGCGCCGACCCGCGCGACGCATCTGGCGTTGTCCCGCCAGGCGTTTGAGCCGCTGCGTATTCAGCGGCTGGGCCACGCACGTCATTACCTTGGCTCGCTGAACGGGCCGGAACTGCTGGTTGTCCTGCCGGACGCGAAGGCCATTGGCTCGGTCGCGATGTCGATGCTCGGCAGCGACAGCGATCTTGGCGTAATCCTCTTTAGCAGCCGCGATGCGCATCATTACCAGCAGGGGCAAGGCACCCAGCTGTTACAGGAAATTGCGCTGATGCTGCCCGGACTGCTGGAGCGCTGGATTGAGCGCGTATGA
- the xerC gene encoding tyrosine recombinase XerC, whose amino-acid sequence MTDSSMHDAVERFLRYLGVERQLSPITLRNYRQQLDAIIQIAGDTGISGWQQCDVAVVRNFVVRSRRNGLGPASLALRLSALRSFFDWMVWQGELNANPAKAVSAPKAPRHLPKNIDVDDVNRLLDIDLNDPLAVRDRAMLEIMYGAGLRLSELVNLDIKSLDLTTGEVWVIGKGSKERRLPIGRTAVTWIEHWLDLRGLFGGDDDALFLSKQGKRISARNVQKRFAEWGIKQGLNSHVHPHKLRHSFATHMLESSGDLRGVQELLGHANLATTQIYTHLDFQHLASVYDAAHPRAKRGK is encoded by the coding sequence ATGACCGATTCCTCAATGCACGACGCTGTCGAACGCTTCCTTCGCTATCTGGGCGTTGAGCGCCAGCTCAGCCCCATCACCTTACGCAATTACCGACAGCAACTTGATGCCATCATCCAGATAGCCGGTGACACTGGCATTTCGGGCTGGCAGCAATGTGATGTCGCCGTAGTGCGTAACTTTGTGGTTCGCAGTCGGCGTAACGGTCTCGGCCCGGCAAGCCTGGCGTTGCGGCTCTCGGCGCTGCGCAGTTTCTTTGACTGGATGGTGTGGCAGGGAGAGCTGAACGCCAACCCGGCGAAAGCGGTCTCTGCGCCAAAAGCGCCGCGCCATTTGCCGAAAAATATCGACGTAGACGATGTTAACCGGTTGCTGGATATTGATCTTAACGACCCGCTGGCGGTACGTGACCGCGCGATGCTGGAAATCATGTACGGCGCCGGGTTGCGCCTGTCCGAGCTGGTGAACCTGGACATCAAAAGCCTCGATCTCACTACCGGCGAAGTGTGGGTCATCGGCAAAGGCAGCAAGGAGCGTCGCTTACCCATTGGCCGCACTGCGGTGACATGGATTGAACACTGGCTCGATCTTCGCGGCCTGTTCGGCGGCGATGACGACGCACTGTTTTTATCGAAGCAGGGCAAGCGAATTTCGGCGCGCAACGTACAGAAGCGATTTGCCGAGTGGGGCATTAAGCAGGGGCTGAACAGCCATGTGCATCCGCATAAGCTCCGTCACTCGTTTGCCACACATATGCTGGAATCGAGTGGCGATCTGCGCGGCGTGCAGGAACTGCTGGGCCACGCCAATCTGGCGACGACTCAAATTTATACCCACCTTGATTTTCAACACCTTGCCTCGGTGTACGATGCGGCGCACCCACGCGCCAAACGGGGGAAATAA
- the yigB gene encoding 5-amino-6-(5-phospho-D-ribitylamino)uracil phosphatase YigB: protein MRFYRPLGQISALTFDLDDTLYDNRQVILKTEQESLAFLQNYHPALSGFASSDFMQLRHALRKIEPDIYHDVTEWRRRAVEQAMLQAGLSAEEASIGATAAMVNFAKWRSRVDVPQETHDTLAALAKRWPLVAITNGNAQPELFGLSDYFQFVLRAGPDGRSKPFADMYHLAAERLNVPLGQILHVGDDLTTDVAGSIRCGMQACWINLLEGSLMQINDSRLLPHIEISRLASLTTLI from the coding sequence ATGCGTTTTTACCGCCCATTAGGTCAGATTTCCGCGCTGACGTTTGACCTGGACGATACCCTTTACGATAACCGTCAGGTGATCCTGAAAACGGAGCAGGAATCGCTGGCGTTTCTGCAAAATTATCATCCTGCGCTCAGCGGTTTTGCGAGCAGCGACTTTATGCAACTGCGCCATGCGCTGCGCAAAATCGAACCCGATATTTACCATGACGTCACCGAATGGCGCCGTCGGGCGGTGGAACAGGCCATGCTGCAGGCAGGGTTGAGCGCCGAAGAGGCGTCCATTGGCGCGACGGCGGCGATGGTCAATTTCGCCAAATGGCGTAGCCGGGTTGATGTCCCACAGGAGACGCACGATACGCTGGCCGCGCTGGCGAAACGGTGGCCGCTGGTGGCGATCACTAACGGTAACGCCCAGCCGGAGCTGTTTGGCTTGAGCGACTACTTCCAGTTTGTGTTGCGCGCCGGCCCGGACGGCCGCTCCAAACCCTTTGCTGATATGTACCATCTGGCCGCAGAGCGTTTGAATGTGCCGCTCGGCCAGATCCTGCACGTTGGCGATGACCTGACAACCGATGTTGCGGGATCGATCCGCTGTGGCATGCAGGCATGCTGGATCAACCTGCTTGAAGGCTCGCTGATGCAAATCAATGACAGTCGCCTGCTGCCGCACATCGAAATTTCCCGGTTGGCATCCCTCACGACGCTGATATAA
- the lptM gene encoding LPS translocon maturation chaperone LptM produces the protein MKNVYRTLAILLTMFSLTGCGLKGPLYFPPADKTAPPPTKPVDSTIQSTTPDRNDRGDNGGPTQVNY, from the coding sequence ATGAAAAACGTTTACCGAACGCTCGCCATACTACTGACGATGTTCAGCCTGACCGGCTGTGGACTGAAAGGGCCGCTTTATTTCCCTCCGGCAGATAAAACCGCACCGCCGCCGACAAAACCGGTTGATAGCACAATTCAGAGTACAACGCCGGATCGTAACGATCGTGGCGACAATGGCGGCCCGACTCAGGTGAATTACTGA
- the uvrD gene encoding DNA helicase II — protein MDVSYLLDSLNDKQREAVAAPRTNMLVLAGAGSGKTRVLVHRIAWLLSVENSSPYSIMAVTFTNKAAAEMRHRISQLMGTSQGGMWVGTFHGLAHRLLRAHHLDANLPQDFQILDSEDQLRLLKRLIKAMNLDEKQWPPRQAMWYINGQKDEGLRPHHIQSYGNPMEQTWIDVYKAYQEACDRAGLVDFAELLLRAHELWLNKPHILQHYRERFTNILVDEFQDTNNIQYAWIRLLAGDTGKVMIVGDDDQSIYGWRGAQVENIQRFLNDFPGAETIRLEQNYRSTSNILSAANALIENNDGRLGKKLWTDGVDGEPISLYCAFNELDEARFVVNRIKTWQDNGGALEQCAILYRSNAQSRVLEEALLQASMPYRIYGGMRFFERQEIKDALSYLRLIANRNDDAAFERVVNTPTRGIGDRTLDVVRQASRDRQLTLWQACRELLQEKALAGRAASALQRFLELIDALAQETADMPLHVQTDRVIKDSGLRMMYEQEKGEKGQTRIENLEELVTATRQFSYQDEDEDLLPLQAFLSHAALEAGEGQADTWQDAVQLMTLHSAKGLEFPQVFIVGMEEGMFPSQMSLDEGGRLEEERRLAYVGVTRAMQKLTLTYAETRRLYGKEVYHRPSRFIGELPEACVEEVRLRATVSRPVSHQRLGTPVTENDTGYKLGQRVRHAKFGEGTIVNLEGSGEHSRLQVAFQGQGIKWLVAAYARLETV, from the coding sequence ATGGACGTTTCTTACCTGCTCGACAGCCTCAATGATAAACAGCGTGAAGCCGTGGCGGCGCCGCGCACCAATATGCTGGTGCTGGCGGGGGCGGGCAGTGGTAAGACGCGTGTGCTGGTGCATCGCATCGCCTGGCTGCTGAGCGTGGAAAACAGCTCGCCGTATTCAATTATGGCGGTGACGTTCACCAACAAAGCGGCGGCGGAAATGCGTCATCGTATTTCGCAACTGATGGGCACCTCCCAGGGTGGCATGTGGGTCGGTACTTTTCACGGTCTGGCGCATCGTCTGCTGCGGGCGCATCATCTGGATGCCAACCTGCCGCAGGATTTCCAGATCCTCGACAGCGAAGATCAACTGCGTCTGCTGAAACGCCTGATCAAAGCCATGAATCTTGATGAGAAGCAGTGGCCGCCGCGTCAGGCGATGTGGTACATCAACGGTCAGAAAGATGAAGGGCTGCGCCCGCATCATATCCAGAGTTACGGTAATCCCATGGAGCAAACCTGGATCGATGTCTATAAGGCCTATCAGGAAGCCTGCGACCGTGCCGGGCTGGTGGATTTTGCCGAACTGCTGCTGCGTGCGCATGAGCTATGGCTCAACAAGCCGCATATCCTGCAACACTACCGCGAACGCTTCACTAATATCCTCGTCGACGAATTCCAGGATACCAACAACATTCAGTACGCGTGGATCCGTCTGCTGGCGGGCGACACCGGCAAAGTGATGATCGTCGGCGACGATGATCAGTCGATCTACGGCTGGCGCGGCGCGCAGGTGGAAAACATCCAGCGTTTCCTGAACGATTTCCCGGGTGCGGAAACCATCCGCCTGGAGCAGAACTACCGTTCGACCAGTAATATCCTCAGCGCGGCGAATGCCCTGATCGAAAACAACGATGGCCGCCTCGGTAAAAAACTCTGGACCGACGGGGTCGACGGCGAACCGATTTCCCTCTACTGCGCCTTCAACGAACTGGATGAAGCACGCTTTGTGGTTAACCGGATCAAAACCTGGCAGGACAACGGCGGCGCGCTGGAACAATGTGCCATTCTTTATCGCAGCAACGCCCAGTCGCGTGTGCTGGAAGAGGCGCTGCTGCAGGCGAGTATGCCGTACCGTATTTACGGCGGTATGCGCTTCTTCGAACGCCAGGAAATCAAAGATGCGCTCTCCTATTTGCGTCTGATTGCCAACCGCAATGACGACGCGGCGTTTGAGCGTGTGGTGAATACCCCGACGCGTGGTATTGGCGATCGCACACTGGACGTGGTGCGCCAGGCGTCGCGTGATCGTCAGTTGACACTATGGCAGGCCTGTCGCGAACTGTTGCAGGAAAAAGCCCTCGCCGGGCGCGCTGCCAGCGCGTTACAGCGTTTTCTGGAACTGATTGACGCGCTGGCGCAGGAAACGGCCGACATGCCGCTGCATGTTCAGACCGACCGGGTCATTAAAGATTCTGGCCTGCGAATGATGTACGAACAGGAAAAAGGCGAGAAGGGTCAAACGCGTATCGAAAACTTAGAGGAACTGGTGACGGCAACGCGCCAGTTCAGCTATCAGGATGAAGACGAAGATCTGCTACCGCTGCAGGCATTCCTGTCTCATGCCGCACTTGAAGCGGGCGAAGGGCAGGCAGACACGTGGCAGGATGCTGTTCAACTGATGACGCTCCACTCGGCAAAAGGGCTGGAGTTCCCACAGGTGTTTATCGTCGGCATGGAAGAGGGGATGTTCCCGAGCCAGATGTCGCTGGATGAAGGCGGTCGTCTGGAAGAAGAACGTCGTCTGGCCTATGTGGGCGTAACCCGTGCGATGCAAAAATTGACGCTGACCTACGCCGAAACACGCCGTCTGTATGGCAAAGAGGTGTACCACCGTCCGTCACGGTTTATCGGTGAACTGCCTGAAGCCTGCGTTGAAGAGGTACGTTTACGCGCGACGGTGAGCCGCCCGGTCAGCCATCAGCGTCTGGGTACGCCGGTGACGGAGAACGATACTGGCTACAAGCTGGGCCAGCGCGTGCGTCACGCGAAGTTTGGCGAGGGGACTATCGTCAATCTGGAAGGCAGCGGTGAGCACAGCCGGTTGCAGGTGGCGTTCCAGGGCCAGGGCATCAAATGGCTGGTTGCCGCTTATGCGCGCCTTGAAACTGTGTAA